The following are encoded in a window of Thermoanaerobacter ethanolicus JW 200 genomic DNA:
- a CDS encoding DAK2 domain-containing protein, with protein MLKYLDGKTLKNMMTASSNYLFNNKVEVDKLNVFPVPDGDTGSNMAYTMQYAAKELEKSQDTIKDVLDAISKGTLMGAKGNSGVILSQIFRGFSKRLRDTKKITPCDFAEGLKAGVEVAYKAVMRPVEGTILTVCRETAEEAEKICKQVENFEEFFPKIIEAAEKSLENTPNLLPVLKEAGVVDSGGMGFVYVLKGMFEGFKGNKIEPIEVLEGIVTNKQVVEDLRFLYCTEILVKTKKTYAEAILKEKFGKFGDSLVLVSDDDILKVHVHTNNPGLVLEEGLKIGELIKVKIDNMKIQHESLVSEERKPEKKYGVLVVVNGEGIKNLFSELGCDVIINGGQTMNPSTNDILEGIKKINAENILVFPNNKNIIMACEQAKALSNKKVEIIPTNNFNEAITAIVNIDTEKSLEENVTRIKEILSNIKTIEVTYSIRDTQINGFEIKKGDVLGFINDSLESVGKDYNKVAQELIYKALDEDSSLVSIYYGEEVTKEKAEELKNSLSVEADVEIYFGGQPLYYYVISIE; from the coding sequence ATGTTGAAGTACTTAGATGGAAAAACTTTAAAGAACATGATGACTGCAAGCTCTAATTATCTTTTTAACAATAAAGTAGAAGTTGATAAACTTAATGTTTTTCCTGTTCCAGATGGTGATACTGGCTCTAATATGGCGTATACAATGCAATACGCTGCCAAAGAGTTAGAAAAATCACAAGATACGATAAAAGACGTTTTAGATGCTATTTCTAAAGGCACCTTGATGGGGGCAAAAGGTAATTCTGGAGTTATTTTGTCCCAGATTTTTAGAGGCTTTTCTAAACGACTTAGAGATACAAAAAAGATAACTCCTTGCGATTTTGCAGAAGGCTTGAAAGCTGGTGTAGAGGTAGCTTATAAAGCAGTTATGAGACCTGTAGAAGGTACTATTCTCACAGTATGTAGGGAAACTGCAGAAGAGGCTGAAAAAATATGTAAACAAGTTGAAAATTTTGAAGAATTCTTCCCGAAGATTATTGAAGCTGCAGAAAAGTCCTTAGAAAACACCCCCAATCTCTTACCAGTTTTAAAAGAGGCTGGAGTAGTTGATTCTGGTGGAATGGGATTTGTGTATGTATTAAAAGGGATGTTTGAAGGGTTTAAAGGAAACAAAATTGAGCCGATAGAAGTTTTAGAAGGGATAGTAACAAATAAGCAAGTTGTGGAGGATTTAAGATTTTTATATTGTACAGAAATATTAGTCAAAACAAAAAAGACTTATGCAGAAGCTATTTTAAAAGAGAAATTTGGCAAATTTGGAGATAGTTTGGTGTTAGTTTCAGATGATGACATTTTAAAAGTCCATGTGCATACCAACAATCCTGGATTAGTATTAGAAGAAGGACTTAAAATAGGTGAACTTATAAAAGTAAAAATTGACAATATGAAAATACAACATGAAAGTTTGGTAAGTGAAGAGCGAAAGCCTGAAAAAAAATATGGGGTTTTGGTTGTAGTTAACGGAGAAGGAATTAAAAATCTTTTTTCAGAACTGGGTTGTGATGTTATTATAAATGGTGGACAAACGATGAATCCCAGTACAAATGACATTTTAGAGGGTATAAAAAAGATAAATGCGGAAAATATTTTAGTTTTTCCTAATAATAAAAATATAATAATGGCTTGCGAACAAGCAAAAGCCTTATCAAATAAGAAAGTAGAAATAATCCCAACAAATAATTTTAATGAAGCTATAACTGCCATTGTAAATATTGATACTGAAAAAAGTTTAGAGGAAAATGTAACTAGAATAAAAGAAATATTAAGTAATATAAAGACAATTGAAGTGACTTATTCAATAAGAGACACGCAAATAAACGGTTTTGAAATCAAAAAAGGAGATGTGTTAGGTTTTATAAATGACAGTCTGGAATCAGTAGGAAAAGATTATAATAAAGTAGCACAAGAATTGATTTATAAAGCTTTAGATGAGGATTCTTCATTAGTTAGCATATATTATGGGGAAGAAGTTACAAAAGAAAAAGCGGAGGAATTGAAAAATTCTCTTTCCGTAGAGGCAGATGTGGAAATTTATTTTGGAGGTCAGCCGCTTTACTATTATGTTATATCAATAGAGTAA
- a CDS encoding Asp23/Gls24 family envelope stress response protein: protein MIQIKNKYGVINISNDAIAAITSRAVAECYGIVGLGRRGANGLIEIFKTENSGRGVKVLATEDGVTLEVYIVVLYGVNIKTVSANAIEKVKYAVEKFVGVKVENVIINVQGIKVDN, encoded by the coding sequence ATGATTCAAATAAAAAACAAATATGGAGTAATAAATATCTCAAATGATGCAATTGCTGCTATAACCAGTAGAGCAGTAGCGGAGTGTTATGGGATAGTAGGCTTGGGGAGGAGAGGAGCAAATGGATTAATAGAAATATTTAAAACAGAAAATTCAGGGAGAGGAGTCAAAGTTTTAGCTACAGAAGATGGTGTAACACTGGAAGTTTATATAGTTGTCCTATACGGTGTAAATATAAAAACTGTTTCAGCGAATGCTATTGAAAAAGTGAAATATGCTGTCGAGAAATTTGTAGGAGTAAAAGTGGAAAATGTAATAATAAATGTTCAGGGAATTAAAGTTGATAATTGA
- the rpmB gene encoding 50S ribosomal protein L28, translated as MLKCDICGKGPLAGYQYSHSHRKSIRKWKPNIKKVRAIVDGTPVRLHVCTKCLKAGKVQRAL; from the coding sequence ATGCTTAAGTGCGATATTTGTGGAAAAGGGCCTTTAGCAGGCTATCAATATAGCCACTCCCACAGAAAATCTATAAGAAAGTGGAAACCTAACATAAAAAAAGTAAGAGCTATAGTAGATGGTACTCCTGTTAGACTCCATGTATGTACAAAATGCTTAAAAGCAGGAAAAGTACAAAGAGCATTATAA